In Emys orbicularis isolate rEmyOrb1 chromosome 12, rEmyOrb1.hap1, whole genome shotgun sequence, one genomic interval encodes:
- the LOC135886355 gene encoding olfactory receptor 11A1-like translates to MGVASHADMQGALSNSAVPAPLIDSRDRWGNQTSITEFILLGFGDLPELQVLLFLLFLVIYIATVAGNILIIVLVVTDQHLHSPMYFFLGNLACLETCYSSTILPRMMAGPLTGDRTISLNGCVTQFYFVGSLIATECLLLSVMSYDRYLAICNPMRYATRMSHRSYLKLTGGCWIGGFLGNSINMLSISQLIFCGPNCIDHLFCDLIPLVKLSCNDPHLMEMVTFTLSLLFSLVPFLLTLISYICIIATILRIPSTTGRRKAFSTCSSHLIVVSIYYSTLLTVYMFPTTDILSDFKKVLSVAYTVLTPLVNPLIYSLRSKEVQEALRKACRKLMFGPC, encoded by the coding sequence GGAAACCAAACGtccatcacagaattcatcctcctgggattcgggGATCTCCCAGAACTGCAGGTACTTCTCTTCCTCctgttcctagtgatctacattgcGACCGTGGCAGGGAACATTCTTATAATTGTGCTAGTTGtgactgatcagcaccttcacagccccatgtacttcttcctggggaacttggcctgcttggagacctgctacagctccaccatcctgcccaggatgaTGGCTGGTCCCCTGACTGGGGACAGGACTATTTCATTAAATGGGTGTGTCACACAATTTTATTTCGTTGGTTCTCTGATTGCTACAGAATGCCTTCTCTTATCAGTGATGTCTTATGATCGATATTTAGCCATATGCAATCCTATGCGCTATGCGACCCGTATGAGTCACAGGTCTTACCTGAAGCTCACAGGTGGCTGTTGGATAGGTGGATTCCTAGGTAATAGCATAAATATGTTGTCGATATCTCAGTTAATATTCTGTGGCCCCAATTGTATTGACCATCTTTTTTGTGATCTCATCCCCCTTGTAAAACTCTCCTGCAATGACCCTCACCTAATGGAAATGGTGACTTTCACACTCAGCTTGCTTTTCTCACTGGTCCCATTCCTGCTTACCTTGATATCCTACATCTGCATTATcgccaccatcctgagaatcccgtcCACCACCGGGAGGcgaaaggccttttccacctgctcctcccacctcatcgTGGTGAGCATTTATTATTCAACTCTGCTGACTGTGTATATGTTCCCAACCACTGACATCCTGAGTGACTTCAAGAAAGTTCTGTCTGTTGCctacacagtcctgactcccctggtcaatcccctcatctacagcctgagaagcAAAGAGGTCCAGGAGGCCCTGAGGAAAGCCTGCAGGAAACTCATGTTTGGGCCATGCTAA